The Gammaproteobacteria bacterium DNA window CATGCGGCGTCGGCCCTGATCAATTTCATTCGAACTCACATACTAGCCCTCGATAGCTTGATATCCGCAAGGGAGCCTCAGTAATCACTATATCTGCCCGTTAACATTAGGCTTTTACACCAAAAACACCCGGATTAGCCAGGGAGCATAGCAGAGAATATCTCGCCAAGAACATTGTTTATTTTAATATTATTATAAGCTAATGCGCTGATGGCAGGCCTGTTCCATGAGCCTATCTGACCTCGGGCACAAAAAAAGGGCTCAGAGAGCCCTTTTTGTTCCATCCAACGTTTCTATCCAGAACGACGCTTAGCCGGTATCAATCCGGCTAACCGCTGTCGCCATTAACTGCGCACCAGACCGTAGCGGGTCATGACCGTCCGCACGGAGAGCCAGCCGGCCACGGCGATCACCACCGTGACCACAATGTCGAATATCGAGGTCATCGGGATATGATAAAACTCCGGTGACACCGAGCCTGACACCCAGGTATAACGTTCGATCCAGGTGCCGAGCATGATGCTGGCGGCGACCAACAGGATCACCCGGGGGTTGTGTCGATTCGGTGTCCAGACCGCAAAGGTGACGAACGGCACCATAAATTTCAGCACCAGGAAGGTCCACCACAGTGGGGCCAGGTCATGCTGCATCATGCCGTAGAAGCGATCCATCTCTTCCGGCAGCCGGCCGTACCACATAATGAGAAACTGCGTGAAATAGAAATAGGTCCACAGGATCGTGAAGGCCAGCATCATTTGTGCGAGATAGTTAAACACAAAAGGCTTGTAGGGTTTTGCCACCTTGCCGGAGCGGTGCAGCATAATCAGCAACACGGCGAGAAACGCCAGGAAGAAATGGAACATGCTGACAAACTGATAGACGCCGTAACTGGCGCTGTGCCAGCCGGGAATCATCGTCATCTCAAAGTCCCAGGCCACCATGGTGCCATACAGTACGTAGACGCCCGGAATGCACAGGGCAATATTGCGAAATGTCCGATGCACCGCCGGTGAATCATCAATCGAGGTCTTGTGCTGATATTTGATAAACAGGCCGAAGAAACCGGCAACCACCAGAAAACCCACTATCTGCCGGGTCACCAGGAAGCCATAATCATGCCAGCCATTCAGGTGATTACCCTCTTCATGTGCCTGTGCCAGCCACTGGAAAGTGCTTTCACCACTGCCCAATAGTACCAGCAACAGCACGCCGGCCAGCGGGAACAATCCCGCCGTTGCGACGGCAAAATAGCGCACCTGGAAACGCCACTTGCCGTTTGCCAGGTGCAGGATAGACGCAAATGTCACCCCCGCCAGCGCCAGATACAGCACCACCAGGAAATTTGTGGTCAGAACAGACCAGCTACCAAAGTTCTCCATTTACCTGTTACCCCTTTTATCTTTTCTCTGTGTCATTGCACTAGTCATTGCGCGAATCACGGCGGACTATTTTGCAGCGACGGTGGTTTCTTTCAACAAACCATTTTTGACATAGTTCACAACGTGCCAGCGTTCTTCAACTGACAGGTCGTTGGAGCCACCCTGTTCACCCGGCACCCCGTAGGCCGGCATCACGAAACTGCCAAAAGTGATCGTGCCCCAGAGCCAGCCTTCGGTAAGCGTCTTTTGTACGTAATCATCGGTTAGATCAATGGCGCCGATTTTCCCACTCACCGGCGACTCTGCCTTACCTGACAGGCCGTGACATGCCGCACAATAAATGCGGAACAGGTTGCGTCCCTTTTTCAGCGAGGCGGCGGTCACTGGAATCGGATTGACCAGATCTTTGGCTTCATCGCGGTTCGCGACCTTGGTCGGAGTACCCATCACCGGGACAGAGCGGGCGGGAAAGGGCGTCATCACCCCCTCCTGTGGTTTTATGCTGGGCTGGTTCATCATGTCCTGTGACCACGGCCATGCAAGCGCCACTGATGGAATAGTCAACACGGCCAGAATTAGCGCTATGCGTTTCATCGAATGGTTCATCGTATGACCTCTTCTCGAATTTCCAATACCTTATGCTTTTGAAAAAGCGCTCTCACCGACTCGCTAATTGACTCATCGACCTCAACCAGAATGGCCACCTGGTCAAGGCTGACTTTTTCGCTATACAGTGCACTGCGCTTTTTAAACAGGCCTGACAGAAACAGAAACGCAAAGAACGTGCTCCAGACGCCGAAGAAAATCAGCATCTCATACATCAATACAAAATTTGACGGCAAGGGAATAACCGGCTTGCCACCTTGCGGCTGCACCAGGAAGGTGGCCTGTGCGCCGGACAGGAACAGAAACCCGAATGTCAGGCCGAACAGGGCACCGAACAGGGTGAATTTCTGGATGTGTACCGGGCGCTCACCCAGGACCTCCTCCACCTCAGGATGTTCGATAGGTGATTTCATGGTGACATCATCTACCGTCAATCCAGGGACCTCATTACGGCGAATATCAGCGATGGCGTCATGCGCCTCATCAAAATCGCTGAACAGGCCCATCATTCTTTTTTTAGTCATTTATGCACCCTCCCCGCCGGTAGTCTGAGTTGCCGGTTTGGCATGATCGGTCATGCGCGCCAGATCTTCTTCACCCGCAGAACGTTTGCGATGAAAGACCATCTCTTTCACCTCATACATCGATACCGACGGAAATACTTTTACAAACACCAGGAACAACATGCCGAACCAGCCAAAGCTGCCGAACACAATGGCCCACTCCACGATACTGCCGTACATGACATCCCATTGATGTGGCTCGTGTGACATCGACAATGTCGGCGCCACGATCATCCAGCGTTCAAAGAACATACCCAGATTCAGGAACAGCGACACCACAAACATGGTCGGCATATGCCGGCGCAGGGAACGGAATGCCAGCGCGAACGGCAACACCGAACCGCAAAAGATCATCGTCCAGAAAATCCAGGCATAGGCACCCGTGGCCTTGGAGATAAGCAACTCCTTGTTATACACATCATGGCCGTACCAGACAGAGGCAAACTCGACCAGGTTCAGGTAAGTCCATACCATGGCGATAGCGAAGGTCAGTTTGCAGGTTTTTTCCATGATCGGCAGGGTCATGTATTCCTCAAAACGGAAGAAATAACGCAGCAGCACAAACAGGGTGATAATGGCCGCACAACCCGAGTACAACGCACCGGCCACAAAATAGGGCGGGAAGGTGGTGACGTGCCAACCAGGCATGATCGACATTGCAAAGTCCGCCGATACAATGGAATGCACCGATACCGCCAACGGGATCAGGAAGCAGGCCATCAACAGATAGATCTTGCGGAAGTTGCGCCATTGGCGGTCACTGCCCACCCAACCCAGTGATAGCATGGTGTACAGCTTTTTACGCCAGCCAGTGGTGTTGTCACGACAAATCGCCAGATCCGGTATCATGCCGACAAACAGGAATAGCATGGAAGCGGAAAGATAGGTGCTGATCGCGAAGGCATCCCATACCAGCGGCGAACGGAAATTCGGCCAATGACCCCGATCGCTGACGTAGGGCAACACCCAGTACATATTCCAGACACGACCCAGATGGATGATAGGAAACAGGCCCGCGGTCATCAGTGAGAACGTGGTCATGGCTTCGGCAAACCGATAAATCGGCTTGCGCCAGTCGGCGTGAATCAGATGCAGGATAGCCGACAATAAGGTGCCGGAGTGACTCATGCCAATCCAGAACACGAAGGAGGCGATATACATATCCCACATGTGCGGGTTGTTGAGGTTAGAAGGCCCCATACCCACGGTGTACTGGATGTATTCCGCCACGGCGGCACAGGCCACCATTGCCAGACACACTATCAGCGTCACCCAATAGGCCGGGCGTGGATTTTCCATACTCTTCAACACATCAGTGTTGATTTTTGCCCAAGCAATCTGCTCGTTAATGTCTTTCTCTGTCACCATCGTCATTGTTATATCACCTTAATCTTTTTTGACGGCCGTACTTCTTTAAAGGGTTCACAAAGGATCTTTAAAAGAGGTTTATACATTTTCACGAACACGTTCGAGATACATCACTGACGGATCGACGTTGAGTTCTTCGAAAATCCGGTAGCCACGTAAATCGGCATTCTTCTTCGCATTTTTTGTCTGCTGGTAAACACCGCGCTCCACCTGATGCTTTTTCCACAGTTTGCTCACCATGCTGTTCTCATCCATGGCGTCACCGAACACAATGGCAGACGTCGGACAAGCCTGTGCGCAGGCCGTCATCGCCTCACCGTCTTCAACCGGGCGATCCTCCATGTAGGCCTTATCCTTGGCGGTGCGGATACGCTGCACGCAGAAGGTACATTTCTCCATTACACCTTTATCACGAACGGACAGATCCGGATTGAGCTGCTGCTCCATCGGTTGCGGCCATGCAGATTCGTAGTAAGAATAGAAATTGAAGTACCGCACGCGGAACGGACAGTTATTTGAACAATAGCGTGAACCGATACAGCGGTTGTACACCTGCGCGTTCAACCCGTCTGGCGTGTGATAGGTCGCGGCAACCGGGCACACCGGTTCACAGGTCGCGGCACCGCACTGCTGGCACATCATTGGCAGAAAGCTGGCGCCCTGTTCCGGATATTCTTTATCAGGCTGATCCCAATAACGCTCGATACGCAACCAGTGCATGGCCTGGCCCTTTTCAAAACGCTCTTTACCGACCACGGCAAGATTGTTCTCCGCATAACAAGCGGTAGAACAGGCATTGCAACCGGTGCACAGATCAAGATTAATGGCCATTGCCCAGCGGTGTTCATATTTATGATGACCACCTTCCTCGGCACCTTTACGGAAGTCTGACCAATGATTAAGAATATTGTCTAATGACATGGTTATGCTCCCTCCGAACGCTTGACCTGCTCAACGGGCACGGTCACCACCAACTTACGCCCTGCTTGACTATCACCGCTGCCGGTACCCATTCGTACAATCGACAGTGCATCTGCCTCACCTATTTTCTTCACCGTGACGCGCGTGCTGAACATGGCCAGCTCACCCGTCATCGCATCCGTTGTCGCATCAAGGATTTTCAGCGGATTCACGCCCAGGCCCTTCGCATAACGACCATAGGCCTCATGCCCCTGACCCAACGGCACTGCGACGGCATCATGATGCACGCCCTTGAGCAGTACCACCCGCACATCAACACTGCCCTGCGCTGAGCTTATCCGCACCAGATCCAGATTCGCGATTCCCATTTTGGCGGCGGTATCCGGGTGCATTTCGGCCCACGAATCCCACACCACCTTACTGATGTGGTCGGGCGCTTCCTGCAGCCACGGCAGGTTCGCATGCCGTCCGTCGAACAAACCCATGCGCGCCGAAGGCACCAGTGACAAGCCATCCGCAGCGCCTTCCGTCACCGGCGCGGCAAACGATACGACTGTCGACTGCAGTTTACGCGCGCCGGACTCGACGTTGATCACCCCGGTTTGCAGGGCGGTGTTCCAGAACTCGTTATTATTCTGCGCAGATTGCTTCACATCGGCCGGCATCGCGGCAAAGGCATTACGCAGATAGGCGTAATAGTCCTCAAACTGCGCATATTCTTCACTCTTTCGTTGTTTCAACAGAGATAGCAGAATGTCGCCCAGCCCTCTGGTTTGCGAATGCAGCCTTTCCATCAACGGCTGCTGCACATGAATCGCATTCGACTCCGCCTGATTGGCCGGCACCTGCGTTCCCCAATCTTCAAGATAGGAATCCACCGGCAACACCAGATCGGCGGCCATTACGGTTTCATCCGGGAACTGCGCGATCGCGACCTTGAAGCCGATGTTGGCCATTGCCTCACCCAGGCCCAGAGCCTGCGGCGCGGAATAAACCGGGTTGCTGCCATAGAAGATGGCGGCATCCAGCTGTTGCGCCTTCGCATCCGCAGCAAAGGCCAGCAGGTCTGAGGTGCCTCCCTGCCTGGACATCAGCTGCGGGAAGGGGAAATCGCCGGCCGACTCGATGGTCTTGCCGACGTTGCCC harbors:
- a CDS encoding molybdopterin-dependent oxidoreductase; this translates as MIGKINRRSFLKVMGWSGAGAALSGCDLPSTVTLEEGKEEVVSYLMPEEYVIPGVGVWYASTCTQCGAGCGIHGRVREGRVLKLEGNPDAALNKGKLCMMGQAGVQGHYNPDRITTPMLRTGGSLAAVTWDQAMAVLEEKLAAVSGDRFGWFTGTMSGHQAALVANHLEAMGSTKHYVHEVVNNAVSRAVNTDMLGEATPRLRLDKAKMVVSFGADFLGAGQSPVHYAGQYAAFRTNKERGLLVQIESKMSLTGGNADLWLAIKPGTEGILALGMANLLLNKLKLSDAGIPSDVRAMIDDHDITRVARTTGVAGHRIQRVTQLLSERSPSLVLAGATVEGHAHGYAATAAVMLLNHILGNVGKTIESAGDFPFPQLMSRQGGTSDLLAFAADAKAQQLDAAIFYGSNPVYSAPQALGLGEAMANIGFKVAIAQFPDETVMAADLVLPVDSYLEDWGTQVPANQAESNAIHVQQPLMERLHSQTRGLGDILLSLLKQRKSEEYAQFEDYYAYLRNAFAAMPADVKQSAQNNNEFWNTALQTGVINVESGARKLQSTVVSFAAPVTEGAADGLSLVPSARMGLFDGRHANLPWLQEAPDHISKVVWDSWAEMHPDTAAKMGIANLDLVRISSAQGSVDVRVVLLKGVHHDAVAVPLGQGHEAYGRYAKGLGVNPLKILDATTDAMTGELAMFSTRVTVKKIGEADALSIVRMGTGSGDSQAGRKLVVTVPVEQVKRSEGA
- a CDS encoding 4Fe-4S dicluster domain-containing protein, with the protein product MSLDNILNHWSDFRKGAEEGGHHKYEHRWAMAINLDLCTGCNACSTACYAENNLAVVGKERFEKGQAMHWLRIERYWDQPDKEYPEQGASFLPMMCQQCGAATCEPVCPVAATYHTPDGLNAQVYNRCIGSRYCSNNCPFRVRYFNFYSYYESAWPQPMEQQLNPDLSVRDKGVMEKCTFCVQRIRTAKDKAYMEDRPVEDGEAMTACAQACPTSAIVFGDAMDENSMVSKLWKKHQVERGVYQQTKNAKKNADLRGYRIFEELNVDPSVMYLERVRENV
- a CDS encoding quinol:electron acceptor oxidoreductase subunit ActD codes for the protein MTKKRMMGLFSDFDEAHDAIADIRRNEVPGLTVDDVTMKSPIEHPEVEEVLGERPVHIQKFTLFGALFGLTFGFLFLSGAQATFLVQPQGGKPVIPLPSNFVLMYEMLIFFGVWSTFFAFLFLSGLFKKRSALYSEKVSLDQVAILVEVDESISESVRALFQKHKVLEIREEVIR
- a CDS encoding cytochrome c; translated protein: MNHSMKRIALILAVLTIPSVALAWPWSQDMMNQPSIKPQEGVMTPFPARSVPVMGTPTKVANRDEAKDLVNPIPVTAASLKKGRNLFRIYCAACHGLSGKAESPVSGKIGAIDLTDDYVQKTLTEGWLWGTITFGSFVMPAYGVPGEQGGSNDLSVEERWHVVNYVKNGLLKETTVAAK
- the nrfD gene encoding NrfD/PsrC family molybdoenzyme membrane anchor subunit, which codes for MTMVTEKDINEQIAWAKINTDVLKSMENPRPAYWVTLIVCLAMVACAAVAEYIQYTVGMGPSNLNNPHMWDMYIASFVFWIGMSHSGTLLSAILHLIHADWRKPIYRFAEAMTTFSLMTAGLFPIIHLGRVWNMYWVLPYVSDRGHWPNFRSPLVWDAFAISTYLSASMLFLFVGMIPDLAICRDNTTGWRKKLYTMLSLGWVGSDRQWRNFRKIYLLMACFLIPLAVSVHSIVSADFAMSIMPGWHVTTFPPYFVAGALYSGCAAIITLFVLLRYFFRFEEYMTLPIMEKTCKLTFAIAMVWTYLNLVEFASVWYGHDVYNKELLISKATGAYAWIFWTMIFCGSVLPFALAFRSLRRHMPTMFVVSLFLNLGMFFERWMIVAPTLSMSHEPHQWDVMYGSIVEWAIVFGSFGWFGMLFLVFVKVFPSVSMYEVKEMVFHRKRSAGEEDLARMTDHAKPATQTTGGEGA